In Bacillus sp. DX3.1, the following proteins share a genomic window:
- a CDS encoding FAD binding domain-containing protein, whose protein sequence is MIPFDFEYYRPRSIKEAIRLFHQLDEEGKSPLYYGGGTEIITMGRLQQIITKAVIDLKDIPECNVCTWNDHKLILGSTLTLTKVQETKVFPLLGETAGRAADHTARNKITLGGNIAGKIIYREAVLPFLLADSTFVIAGREGVKHIPAQQAFIEKLQLQKGEFLVQIITDKKYVGLPYYSVKKRQLEKIDYPLVTVAALKINDSIRIAYSGLCAFPFRSFTMETVLNDWDIPVEERIERALFHIPALILDDIRGSRAYRIFVLKHVLYDVLIKLEEVRE, encoded by the coding sequence ATGATACCATTTGACTTTGAATATTATCGTCCGCGTTCCATTAAAGAAGCCATTCGGTTATTTCATCAACTGGATGAAGAGGGAAAAAGTCCCCTTTATTATGGGGGTGGCACTGAAATTATTACGATGGGTCGCTTACAGCAAATCATTACGAAAGCAGTGATTGATTTAAAAGACATTCCTGAATGTAATGTTTGTACATGGAATGACCATAAACTTATCCTTGGTTCTACATTAACATTAACAAAAGTTCAAGAAACAAAAGTATTTCCTCTTCTTGGAGAGACTGCTGGAAGAGCGGCAGATCACACAGCAAGAAATAAAATTACACTTGGCGGAAACATTGCAGGAAAAATTATATATAGAGAAGCAGTGCTCCCTTTTTTACTAGCTGATAGTACATTTGTTATTGCAGGAAGAGAAGGCGTAAAGCATATCCCAGCTCAGCAAGCATTTATTGAGAAATTACAATTGCAAAAAGGTGAGTTTCTTGTACAAATTATAACAGATAAAAAATATGTAGGATTGCCTTATTATAGTGTGAAAAAAAGACAATTAGAAAAAATTGATTACCCACTTGTAACAGTTGCAGCGCTGAAAATTAATGATAGCATTCGAATAGCATATAGCGGATTATGCGCATTTCCATTTCGATCATTCACGATGGAAACAGTATTAAACGATTGGGATATTCCGGTAGAGGAGCGAATTGAACGCGCCCTTTTTCATATTCCTGCGCTTATATTGGATGATATACGAGGTTCACGTGCTTATCGTATTTTTGTTTTGAAGCATGTGCTCTACGATGTACTGATAAAGCTTGAAGAGGTGAGAGAATAA
- a CDS encoding (2Fe-2S)-binding protein, producing the protein MGKGQFILQVNGEDREVIARMADTLLYTLRHQLDLTGAKPGCENGDCGACTVLVDGVPIKSCIMLAVEAIGKQIITIEGLRETPIQQAFEDKWAFQCGYCTPGFIMNCHALVTQNMDVDDSVIEEWLTSNICRCTSYQEIEEAVKSVLQKQRENQL; encoded by the coding sequence ATGGGAAAGGGTCAATTTATTCTTCAAGTGAATGGGGAAGACAGAGAAGTGATTGCCAGGATGGCGGATACGTTATTATATACATTGCGACATCAACTCGATCTAACAGGGGCCAAGCCGGGATGTGAAAACGGTGATTGTGGTGCTTGTACAGTTCTTGTTGATGGGGTGCCAATTAAGTCTTGTATTATGTTAGCCGTGGAAGCGATTGGAAAGCAGATTATAACCATTGAAGGTTTACGAGAAACCCCTATTCAACAAGCTTTTGAAGACAAATGGGCTTTCCAGTGTGGATATTGTACACCTGGATTTATCATGAATTGTCACGCGCTCGTTACACAAAACATGGATGTGGATGATTCAGTTATTGAAGAATGGTTAACCTCTAATATTTGCCGGTGCACAAGTTACCAAGAGATTGAAGAAGCTGTGAAATCTGTCTTGCAAAAGCAGCGAGAGAATCAATTATGA
- a CDS encoding XdhC family protein, translating into MTSVHTVLEALLSCEQRCALATIIHVEGSAYCKEGTIMLFCEDGTKVGMLSAGCLEEEVSFYAAKVIENKTWSVHQFNTKAEDDLSWGMGCNGIVHILIEHIDDEYKALLQTLYAYLKNGISVWMIKSLSLLQTLFICEHGETFGNWEAPFLPLSLHGQWYYQHFMPKPRLFIFGAGEDAKPLVRFAKEVNFFVTVCDWRESLCNTSHFPSADACMIGFPKEIVPRLLLREEDFVVIMTHHFQRDQQLIELLCGQCVRYIGILGPRHRTTRLLEGKTIPKHLHSPVGLTIGAKGPTEIAISIIAEIIQVLRGK; encoded by the coding sequence ATGACTTCTGTTCATACTGTACTAGAAGCACTACTATCTTGTGAACAACGATGTGCCTTAGCTACGATTATTCATGTGGAAGGCTCCGCATATTGTAAAGAAGGAACAATCATGCTTTTTTGTGAAGATGGAACAAAAGTTGGAATGTTAAGTGCAGGCTGTTTAGAAGAAGAGGTTTCTTTTTATGCAGCAAAAGTGATAGAGAATAAAACCTGGTCTGTTCATCAGTTTAATACGAAAGCAGAAGATGATTTATCTTGGGGAATGGGATGCAACGGTATCGTTCATATATTAATTGAACATATAGATGATGAGTACAAAGCTCTTTTACAAACACTATATGCGTATCTCAAGAACGGCATTTCTGTTTGGATGATTAAAAGCCTTTCATTGTTACAAACTTTATTTATATGTGAGCACGGTGAAACATTTGGGAATTGGGAAGCTCCATTTTTACCTCTTTCCTTACATGGCCAATGGTATTATCAACATTTTATGCCAAAGCCACGTCTTTTTATTTTTGGAGCAGGAGAGGACGCAAAACCACTCGTTCGGTTTGCGAAAGAAGTAAACTTTTTTGTAACAGTTTGTGATTGGCGTGAATCGTTATGTAATACTTCACACTTCCCGAGTGCAGATGCTTGTATGATTGGATTTCCGAAAGAGATTGTACCGCGACTTCTATTACGAGAAGAAGATTTTGTTGTGATTATGACTCACCATTTTCAGCGCGACCAACAATTGATTGAACTTTTATGCGGACAATGTGTTCGCTATATCGGTATCTTAGGTCCACGCCATCGCACTACTCGTCTATTAGAAGGAAAAACAATACCAAAACATCTTCATTCTCCGGTGGGACTTACAATTGGAGCAAAAGGTCCAACTGAAATTGCGATTAGTATAATAGCTGAAATCATTCAAGTGTTAAGGGGGAAGTAA
- a CDS encoding nucleotidyltransferase family protein — protein MKIAGIYLAAGNSRRMGPGIHKLYLPLQGKPLGNLALQAAISSMLSHIIVVTNEPAWMLERMCRENVHILSCPNAYRGQSYSLQCGVEKAKRMNVDGVVVLLADQPFVTTEFINKMINCCEQNKNIHFVAASYRGIRQPPVLFTKKVFPFFKALKGDEGARAIFTQPTINGISLLSENERMFWDVDTWEKYQQVKQENTD, from the coding sequence ATAAAGATTGCTGGGATATATTTAGCTGCTGGAAACAGTCGGCGGATGGGTCCGGGGATACATAAGTTGTACCTTCCATTACAAGGGAAACCACTTGGAAACTTAGCGTTACAAGCAGCAATTTCTTCAATGCTTTCACATATTATTGTTGTTACGAATGAGCCTGCTTGGATGTTAGAAAGAATGTGCCGTGAAAATGTGCACATTCTTTCTTGTCCAAATGCTTATAGAGGACAGTCATACTCTCTTCAATGCGGTGTTGAGAAGGCGAAGCGAATGAATGTAGATGGAGTAGTTGTCCTTCTAGCTGATCAGCCATTTGTGACAACGGAATTTATTAATAAGATGATAAATTGCTGTGAGCAAAATAAAAACATTCACTTTGTAGCAGCGAGTTATAGAGGAATCAGACAACCGCCTGTTTTATTTACAAAGAAAGTGTTTCCGTTTTTTAAAGCATTGAAAGGAGATGAAGGGGCACGTGCAATTTTTACACAGCCTACGATAAATGGAATTTCATTGTTGTCTGAAAATGAGAGGATGTTTTGGGATGTAGATACATGGGAAAAGTATCAACAGGTGAAACAAGAAAATACGGACTAA
- a CDS encoding DUF1877 family protein gives MQDKLPHFVLYGEIDGAEPPLEYVVPLNDSTIDDNSFGTSSLTSKQVKKAYVAIKDISKNDFKKLYNFQELMDEQLYPLIEDDNPDEIFEYIYSYFLEIKELYKQAVSNKQRVIFSLSKHDITQLIFKSTQLLNLKKNGSYPL, from the coding sequence ATGCAAGATAAATTGCCTCATTTCGTTTTATACGGAGAGATTGATGGCGCAGAACCACCACTTGAGTATGTCGTACCATTGAATGATTCGACCATAGATGATAATTCTTTCGGTACTTCCTCACTTACATCTAAGCAAGTCAAGAAGGCTTACGTTGCGATAAAAGATATCAGCAAAAATGATTTCAAAAAATTGTATAACTTTCAAGAACTAATGGACGAACAACTTTATCCGCTTATTGAAGATGATAACCCGGATGAAATATTCGAATATATTTATAGTTACTTTTTAGAAATTAAGGAATTGTATAAACAAGCAGTTTCAAACAAGCAACGTGTGATTTTTTCATTGTCTAAACATGACATTACTCAACTTATTTTTAAATCAACACAATTATTAAATCTTAAAAAAAATGGATCCTATCCTTTATGA
- a CDS encoding response regulator transcription factor — MVRILVAEDDCNIQKLIKLSLESEGFDIIEARDGEQAVYLLHEVTIDLVILDIMMPKLDGWGVCEEIRRYFDMPILMVTAKGETTDKIKGFQKGTDDYIVKPFDPTEFGLRVHALLKRYRIFKEQIIQIEDVKIDASAHTVEIREKVYSVPLKEFELLYTLMSYPGKLFTRRQLIEKIWDINYEGDERTVDVHINRLRKKFDKLTDSFEILTIRGLGYRLQIKQ; from the coding sequence ATGGTACGTATATTGGTTGCTGAAGATGATTGTAATATCCAAAAATTAATTAAATTATCGTTAGAATCAGAAGGGTTTGACATAATTGAAGCACGTGATGGCGAGCAAGCTGTTTATCTGCTTCATGAAGTTACAATTGATTTGGTGATTTTAGATATTATGATGCCTAAATTAGATGGTTGGGGTGTATGTGAAGAGATTAGACGTTATTTCGACATGCCAATCTTGATGGTGACAGCAAAGGGGGAAACAACGGATAAAATCAAGGGATTTCAAAAAGGAACAGATGATTATATTGTAAAGCCATTTGATCCAACTGAATTTGGATTACGAGTACATGCTCTTTTAAAAAGATATCGTATTTTTAAAGAACAAATTATTCAAATTGAGGATGTGAAAATAGATGCTTCTGCACATACTGTGGAGATAAGAGAAAAAGTATATTCTGTTCCTTTAAAGGAATTTGAATTGTTGTATACATTAATGAGTTACCCTGGAAAATTGTTTACACGTCGACAATTAATAGAAAAGATTTGGGATATAAATTATGAAGGAGATGAACGAACGGTAGATGTTCATATCAATCGTCTTCGAAAGAAATTCGATAAGTTGACGGATTCTTTCGAAATTTTAACCATTCGTGGGTTAGGTTATCGTTTACAAATAAAACAATGA
- a CDS encoding HAMP domain-containing sensor histidine kinase, translating to MKTLYFRIVLVYLATVILSLVVGVIVSIFLHYKEINKETDQYLTRKGKAFVALFQENNLEQVDSMMSVITEEQIIYSLYSYEGLERRYGHGGDVRQISEKEIKKILEGKVYREDCTNDCKGAQAVGLPFQNGEKRYAIVIQLLLNKQNSTIWSPILNTTFFLILGIGSVCFLLGARYLIKPLQHITRATKLVARGNFNIKLKTNRTDELGVLVKSFEDMIKGLESLESMRKEFVSNVSHEIQSPLTSIYGFSKALKRPNLSEEVKKEYIEIIERESLRLSRLSANLLKLASLESNHHPFHLTGIALDEQLRNIMVLNEPQWSKKKIEIELELLPVMIEGDDDQLSQVWTNLIQNSIKFTPEGGKISICMKRLAKKVVVKVMDTGIGMAKEEQEHIFERFYKVDKARTHNGSGIGLSIVKKIIELHNGQIEVESILEKGTIFTIILPYKQTAIKYII from the coding sequence ATGAAGACATTGTATTTTCGTATAGTTTTAGTATATTTAGCCACAGTTATATTAAGTCTAGTTGTCGGTGTGATTGTTTCTATTTTTTTACATTATAAGGAAATAAATAAAGAAACTGATCAATATTTAACGAGAAAAGGTAAAGCGTTTGTTGCTCTTTTTCAAGAAAACAATTTAGAGCAGGTTGATTCAATGATGAGTGTAATAACTGAGGAACAAATCATTTATTCTTTATATAGTTACGAAGGTCTCGAAAGACGCTATGGACATGGGGGAGATGTTCGTCAGATATCGGAAAAAGAAATAAAGAAAATATTGGAGGGCAAAGTTTATCGTGAAGATTGTACGAATGATTGTAAAGGTGCACAAGCTGTTGGATTACCATTTCAGAATGGAGAAAAACGGTATGCTATTGTTATACAATTATTATTAAACAAACAAAATTCTACAATATGGTCGCCAATTTTAAATACAACTTTTTTTCTTATATTAGGAATTGGAAGTGTATGTTTTTTATTAGGAGCTAGGTATCTTATAAAGCCATTACAACATATTACAAGAGCTACAAAATTAGTAGCAAGAGGTAACTTTAATATTAAATTAAAAACAAACAGAACAGATGAATTAGGTGTATTAGTAAAAAGTTTTGAGGATATGATTAAAGGATTAGAAAGTTTAGAGTCAATGAGAAAGGAATTTGTTTCAAATGTGTCACATGAAATCCAATCTCCCCTTACTTCAATTTATGGTTTTTCAAAAGCATTGAAAAGACCGAATCTTTCTGAAGAAGTGAAAAAAGAATATATAGAGATTATTGAGAGAGAGAGTTTAAGATTATCAAGATTGAGTGCTAATTTGCTAAAATTAGCTTCTCTTGAATCTAACCATCATCCATTTCACCTTACGGGTATTGCTTTAGATGAACAACTGCGCAATATAATGGTTCTGAACGAGCCTCAGTGGTCAAAAAAGAAAATCGAAATTGAATTAGAATTATTACCTGTAATGATTGAAGGAGATGATGATCAATTAAGTCAAGTATGGACAAATTTAATTCAGAATAGTATTAAATTTACACCGGAAGGAGGCAAAATCTCAATTTGTATGAAGCGTTTGGCTAAGAAAGTTGTTGTTAAAGTCATGGATACAGGTATTGGTATGGCTAAAGAAGAACAAGAACATATTTTTGAACGGTTTTATAAAGTAGATAAAGCGAGGACACATAATGGAAGTGGAATTGGATTGTCTATTGTAAAAAAAATTATTGAACTTCATAATGGCCAAATTGAAGTAGAAAGTATCTTAGAAAAGGGGACAATATTCACTATTATTTTACCGTATAAACAGACTGCGATTAAATATATAATATAA
- a CDS encoding ISL3 family transposase: MELQEFYKDWNLLSYIANDSNIQLYVQSHQTYNCCPSCHKHSSRVHSRYWRVIKDIPILSLQVNLHVRARKFFCDNLTCSQRIFTERNATWWLPYARRTNRLTSFLKHLAFTLSAEAASKVSVQYGTPISPDSFLYLIRKEQISSITEPTMIGIDDWAMKKGQQYGSIVCDLQTRKPIALLTNRTVQEVANWLQKYPSIQIVTRDGSAEFAKGIREGRPNAIQITDRWHLFHNLSRKVEQYLKKLFPRKICISFTKAHPEKHVLSIQNNSTLTVGEKKKWQLIKHIQARYKEGCKKVDIIREFTID, encoded by the coding sequence TTGGAACTGCAAGAATTCTATAAGGATTGGAACCTGTTATCTTATATAGCGAACGATTCTAATATACAGCTCTATGTTCAGTCTCATCAAACTTACAATTGTTGTCCATCCTGCCACAAACACTCTTCGCGTGTTCATAGTCGATACTGGCGAGTCATCAAAGATATTCCCATTCTATCCTTACAAGTTAATTTACATGTTAGAGCTAGAAAGTTTTTTTGTGACAATCTAACTTGTTCTCAACGCATTTTTACAGAGCGAAACGCTACATGGTGGCTTCCATATGCTAGACGTACCAATCGCCTTACATCATTTCTTAAGCACCTTGCCTTTACCCTAAGTGCGGAAGCTGCTAGTAAAGTTTCAGTTCAATATGGCACACCTATTAGTCCAGACAGCTTTCTTTATCTTATTCGAAAGGAACAAATCTCTTCTATTACTGAGCCCACCATGATTGGCATTGACGACTGGGCAATGAAAAAGGGACAACAATACGGAAGTATTGTCTGTGATTTACAGACACGAAAACCCATTGCTCTTCTTACAAATCGTACAGTACAAGAAGTTGCAAACTGGTTACAAAAGTATCCATCCATTCAAATTGTCACAAGAGACGGTTCCGCTGAATTTGCGAAGGGGATTCGAGAAGGAAGGCCAAATGCGATTCAAATTACAGACCGTTGGCATCTATTTCATAACTTGAGCCGAAAGGTGGAACAGTATTTAAAAAAGCTGTTTCCACGAAAAATCTGCATTTCATTTACAAAGGCACACCCCGAAAAACATGTTCTTTCTATTCAAAACAACTCTACTCTCACCGTTGGTGAAAAAAAGAAGTGGCAACTCATTAAACACATACAAGCACGATATAAAGAGGGTTGTAAGAAAGTTGATATAATAAGGGAATTCACAATTGATTGA
- a CDS encoding transposase: protein MTKLKKRVRNQKDEDIITISRYKLQAYLWFKRIPTCEEQTNFDKLFEEHETLYRLKSIIQAFQKLLNEQKNEQVLETWLIQAKENEIPEIQQFIKYIRTDIEAVKHALSYSWSNGLVEGHVNRLEVIKRQMYGRAKLDLLSRKVLYQTT, encoded by the coding sequence ATGACAAAATTAAAAAAGCGGGTAAGAAATCAAAAAGACGAAGACATAATAACGATTTCTAGATATAAATTACAAGCGTATCTATGGTTCAAACGAATTCCTACCTGCGAAGAACAAACTAACTTTGACAAATTATTTGAGGAACATGAAACACTGTATCGGCTGAAGTCTATCATACAAGCGTTTCAGAAGTTGCTGAATGAACAGAAGAATGAGCAAGTGCTCGAAACATGGTTGATACAAGCAAAAGAAAATGAGATACCTGAAATACAACAATTTATCAAATATATCCGAACGGATATAGAGGCTGTGAAACATGCTTTATCTTATTCTTGGAGTAATGGACTTGTAGAAGGTCACGTTAATCGACTAGAAGTTATCAAACGACAAATGTATGGACGAGCTAAGTTGGATTTACTGAGTAGAAAGGTACTCTATCAAACTACATAA
- a CDS encoding efflux RND transporter permease subunit has product MFHITKWSLKNTIAVLILCVLVLAGGIYSTVNIQKATLPNMSFPSLAIQITTPGQSAEDVEREITKPIEESIMSLPGVEKVTSSTSSNSISVFVQYPFKTDIEQASNKLTEAVNRLQLPKGTETKVLNISQSLSSIYQVAITSEHTDELQKSLEETIIPEIKKINGVSDAALTGKKNKKWIIEINKDTAQKLGITLNKVKETIESNSHAVTVGSVNEDGTTIPVSLDGDIKKIEELNGILLDSNSGEVGQPSSPNVKLSDISTIKSISQQKEIARYNGTPGFLIEVNKEDAANTVEVTKKVDEIIQKYKKQLNYSIYPIYNEGEEVETSISKMIKEGLYGAIFTVIVIALFLRDFRATILSIISLPVSIFATITILHQAGYTLNIMTLGGLAVAIGRIVDDSIVVIENMYRWMQENTNLKISKKEIALQATKQVMRAVSSSTLVTIVVFLPMVFVGGIIGEFFRPFSLAVAASIFISLLVSIMLIPVLGAIFFKKVKHKETVGKGVLIFEKILRFALKRRKSVTACAFILLLVSVSLVPSLGLSFLPAGSSSSLYITMELPPTTKLEKTDNAAKKIEQYLKEKKEIDYANVSIGMRDELTGEVQENQADFEVHLKKNSVAKSLSSEWKKEIRKILEKDEPKAIVKVDEEPTKITTGNTVEVNLYSEDLIALQKSTEEVQNLLKKNENLKGVKSNIEAVKPKWIISLNEKGKKLGLNAAQLIVITNEQLQPIDVNNIKLNNEKSHFLIEYDRKITNKDQLLNIDIPTAEGMIKLKEVANINQANTPIVIQHEKGKVTAKVEAQVKDNNIIEATEKITKDVEALSLSKGVTTQIGGGTEDISKGIQQLGLAIGSAVGLVFLILSITFGGLLTPIIILSSLIFVPIGSLTALLLSGQTLSMSAMIGLLMLIGIVVTNAVVLLDRVETNRKEGMELTVAIIEAAKIRLRPILMTAIATICALIPMAISSEVSASTALISKGLAITVIGGLTTSTLLTLIIIPVFYMSLDKWRKNKLVSEEMGYVKRKTASLENEFYES; this is encoded by the coding sequence ATGTTTCATATTACAAAGTGGAGTTTAAAGAATACAATTGCAGTGTTAATTTTATGTGTATTGGTGCTAGCGGGCGGCATATATTCTACAGTTAATATTCAAAAAGCAACGTTACCCAATATGTCATTTCCATCATTAGCAATTCAAATTACGACCCCAGGACAGTCAGCTGAGGATGTAGAAAGAGAAATTACAAAACCAATAGAAGAAAGCATCATGAGTTTACCGGGAGTTGAAAAAGTAACAAGCTCAACATCAAGTAATAGCATTTCTGTATTTGTGCAATACCCATTTAAAACAGATATTGAACAAGCTTCGAATAAATTAACGGAAGCAGTAAATCGCCTACAATTACCAAAAGGAACGGAGACGAAAGTACTTAATATTTCGCAGTCGTTATCTTCTATCTATCAAGTAGCTATAACATCAGAACATACTGATGAATTACAAAAATCATTAGAAGAAACCATAATACCTGAAATTAAGAAAATAAATGGTGTTTCTGATGCTGCGCTAACTGGAAAGAAAAATAAAAAATGGATTATTGAAATAAATAAAGACACAGCTCAAAAGCTTGGAATTACTTTGAATAAAGTAAAAGAAACAATAGAATCTAATAGTCATGCAGTTACAGTAGGATCTGTAAATGAAGATGGGACAACTATACCAGTTAGTTTAGATGGAGATATAAAAAAGATTGAGGAGTTAAATGGGATTTTATTAGATTCTAATTCGGGAGAAGTGGGTCAACCTAGTAGTCCAAATGTGAAGTTGTCGGATATTTCTACAATTAAGAGTATATCACAGCAAAAAGAGATTGCACGTTATAATGGAACGCCAGGTTTTCTAATTGAAGTAAATAAAGAAGATGCTGCGAATACAGTAGAGGTTACAAAAAAAGTTGATGAGATTATACAGAAATATAAAAAACAACTAAATTACAGTATATATCCGATTTATAATGAAGGTGAAGAAGTAGAAACTTCTATCTCAAAAATGATTAAAGAAGGATTATACGGAGCTATATTCACAGTAATTGTAATTGCTTTGTTCTTAAGAGATTTTCGTGCAACAATACTTTCTATAATTTCATTACCTGTTTCAATATTCGCAACAATCACAATTCTACATCAAGCTGGATATACATTAAATATTATGACATTAGGTGGACTTGCTGTAGCTATTGGGAGAATTGTAGATGATAGTATAGTTGTCATAGAAAACATGTATCGTTGGATGCAAGAAAATACTAATTTGAAAATATCTAAAAAAGAAATTGCGTTGCAGGCGACTAAACAAGTAATGAGGGCGGTTTCATCATCTACACTAGTAACAATTGTTGTATTCTTACCAATGGTATTTGTTGGTGGTATAATTGGTGAATTTTTCCGTCCATTTTCGCTAGCCGTAGCTGCTTCAATTTTTATTTCGTTATTGGTATCAATTATGTTAATTCCTGTTCTCGGGGCTATATTCTTTAAAAAAGTTAAACATAAAGAAACTGTCGGGAAAGGAGTTTTAATTTTTGAAAAGATACTGCGTTTTGCATTAAAAAGAAGAAAAAGCGTGACAGCTTGTGCTTTTATACTACTTTTGGTTTCGGTTTCTTTGGTCCCATCATTAGGGCTGTCGTTTTTACCAGCAGGCAGTTCATCTTCACTCTATATAACGATGGAATTGCCTCCAACAACTAAATTAGAAAAAACGGATAATGCTGCAAAAAAGATAGAGCAGTATTTAAAAGAGAAAAAAGAAATTGATTATGCAAATGTTTCTATAGGAATGCGAGACGAACTTACAGGAGAGGTTCAAGAAAATCAAGCGGATTTTGAAGTTCATTTGAAAAAGAATAGTGTAGCAAAGAGTCTTAGTTCTGAATGGAAAAAGGAAATTAGAAAAATATTAGAAAAGGATGAACCAAAGGCGATTGTGAAAGTAGATGAGGAACCAACGAAAATTACAACTGGTAATACGGTCGAGGTTAATCTATATAGTGAAGATTTAATAGCTTTGCAAAAAAGTACAGAGGAAGTACAAAATTTACTAAAAAAGAATGAAAATCTTAAGGGTGTAAAAAGTAATATAGAAGCAGTAAAGCCTAAATGGATTATATCATTAAACGAGAAAGGGAAAAAGCTAGGATTAAATGCTGCGCAATTAATTGTTATAACCAATGAACAGCTGCAGCCAATAGATGTTAATAATATTAAACTTAATAATGAAAAGTCACATTTTCTAATTGAGTACGATCGGAAAATCACAAATAAAGATCAATTATTGAATATCGATATTCCTACTGCTGAAGGAATGATTAAGTTAAAAGAAGTAGCGAATATAAATCAGGCAAACACACCTATTGTAATTCAACATGAGAAAGGAAAGGTTACTGCAAAAGTAGAAGCACAAGTAAAAGACAATAATATAATTGAGGCCACAGAAAAGATAACAAAAGACGTAGAAGCGTTATCATTGTCAAAAGGGGTAACTACTCAAATTGGTGGTGGTACAGAAGATATTTCTAAAGGGATTCAGCAATTAGGATTAGCAATTGGGTCTGCTGTGGGATTAGTGTTTCTCATTTTAAGTATTACGTTTGGTGGATTGTTAACACCAATTATTATTTTATCTTCATTAATATTTGTTCCTATAGGATCTTTAACAGCACTCTTACTTTCTGGACAAACGTTATCTATGAGTGCGATGATAGGTTTACTTATGCTAATTGGTATTGTTGTGACAAATGCGGTCGTTTTATTAGATAGAGTTGAAACCAATCGTAAGGAAGGGATGGAATTAACTGTAGCAATTATAGAAGCTGCCAAAATACGGTTAAGACCAATTTTAATGACAGCAATTGCGACAATATGTGCATTGATTCCAATGGCAATTTCATCTGAGGTTTCTGCATCAACGGCATTAATCTCAAAAGGATTGGCGATAACTGTAATTGGTGGTTTAACAACTTCTACTTTACTGACGTTAATTATTATTCCAGTGTTCTATATGTCATTAGATAAGTGGCGCAAGAATAAACTAGTTTCAGAAGAAATGGGATATGTAAAAAGAAAAACAGCATCTTTAGAAAATGAATTTTATGAATCATAA
- a CDS encoding 4'-phosphopantetheinyl transferase superfamily protein translates to MLQIYAVKISEEFNLQTLIPLSYILPAERQEKIQRFIHKNDAIRSLIGDILLRSLIFKYLGLLPHEIQITTNRYGKPYLQHNKSFHFNISHSGDWIVCAVDEKPVGIDIEKIEKLNVAIAAEFFAPEETSNLQKKREEEKLLLFYRYWSLKESYSKALGLGLSLPFHRFSIQFIKNEILVKSDVKHPLCRFKEYHLADKYVMSLCTFQPYFPEEVQILTLKQLYNFFYVCQSTNLNKKIN, encoded by the coding sequence ATGTTACAAATATACGCTGTGAAAATTTCCGAGGAATTCAATTTACAAACATTAATACCATTATCTTATATTCTTCCTGCAGAAAGACAAGAAAAAATCCAACGATTTATTCACAAAAATGATGCCATACGTTCACTAATAGGAGACATCCTATTACGTTCACTTATTTTTAAATATCTTGGCCTATTGCCTCACGAAATACAAATTACTACAAATCGCTATGGTAAACCTTATTTACAACATAATAAATCATTTCATTTTAATATATCTCATTCCGGAGACTGGATTGTTTGTGCTGTTGACGAAAAACCTGTTGGAATTGACATTGAAAAAATAGAAAAATTAAATGTAGCAATCGCTGCAGAATTTTTTGCACCAGAAGAAACTTCTAATTTGCAAAAGAAAAGAGAAGAAGAGAAATTGTTATTATTTTACAGATATTGGTCGCTGAAAGAAAGCTATAGTAAAGCATTAGGTCTTGGATTATCTTTACCTTTTCACAGATTTTCTATTCAATTTATAAAAAATGAAATATTGGTAAAATCAGATGTGAAGCACCCTCTTTGCCGGTTTAAAGAATATCATTTAGCAGACAAATATGTTATGTCCCTGTGTACTTTTCAACCTTACTTTCCTGAAGAAGTTCAAATATTAACATTAAAGCAGCTCTATAATTTTTTCTATGTATGCCAATCAACAAATCTAAACAAAAAAATTAATTAA